Proteins encoded in a region of the Maniola jurtina chromosome 12, ilManJurt1.1, whole genome shotgun sequence genome:
- the LOC123869984 gene encoding uncharacterized protein LOC123869984 isoform X4, translated as MTSQTLDVHEEISKIQTSQKPMYDTKSEKVYKAESSCSCPQCDSIDCFKIRYEKGHVLCTCPDCENKLSRKNDTSKKSDEECNREVTNKVEKVDGQRHTLNTDTKCDLPNKKSDDIIYPELTRKDVKKYTQKDMPSATIKHDDMTREKSDDKTNLELTGTVNKKDEQKDALSANIKHDYVNKKSKDESCHDKIKKVVTKDKQKDPVITYIKCDHLNKTNDTKACCKITKKSDNSYEDKDKQNEIDFSYEKSDSKSFCAKSKRGDTPKDYCEIAKKIIEENTLKQHIKTGISKVDLCEHTEFSYKNTTFIKDEVKKRESFKESYVTRNYSVATTYTRKGEKMESDDPTATLSAQVMDLPYEAYKDSLSSHKPINSINANEITKPDILAKLKEIYKACSCKICECIPGYSATYDVSKVKSCGCEDTKHNNIQNNQRDSYNPQDDCVQSPHSGCACYRCDRKDCRGVNKNKMETGTCDCEPCECVKFSKSYTKSCDCEPCQCADCTDLNFQTLRPVIVAPVQGNFQQSLCQCEPCECVHCTHNYGAMASNLMREASTDMASHSNCNCDTCANNSCQFDSDCRCDTHNRIVRKPIDRIMRDYDIRLTSVEDNSFSRKCSVKIENCDTIAMFTFSNNYSNTGFNKSRDNCHCIDCECIICEDNQRYGSRVKNSYEGIPLAFSNLSAKSFTICKCQSCECQLCCKTVDVESDKMLTTRAVNHCGCDICDCISCKGLPYCFENKEINDNSKPSFKNKLIDNEVKTLKDFSNNNISTDYFYPLKKGKLLTPSMFEAKILSNRQFRSQSSLPNVKKLLPSKSILKVNITKSNKKLLSPHNIKICHLKSVNSNFDIACKQPSNKNLLSEFYFSNIDTVQKHCDDIMEYNTISCNTNAKKYVNNIEAPSTSFIFPKKSPAICVDNTINEMNNYDQRNIEANNNEVKLLSSIQIPNGHRTLKGKTNSDMDLFCSRILSFEKSILQIQKDILQSRKALVEICSKNGMPHDNFTKNDATTSFYDVTTGKSLFSIHETKLIDQPEYIENYKEPGIITNSDDDKIREIINNTTTLLDSVDNNLNNDQNDNFSKGDNKMYTKLMKKSHVIANNIRRKRNVARSRVKKLSRYSENKIIDFISDHIKENYRHHGKHILNHKYITKSISTSNDLVAEQQRLKFKEENEYSQTVSTEDIYCGSCMPWSVLQKNLYINHAPVTHKGICTIPELELNITRAVQSTSIETNETQGYAVLSKMDLELKHDTREASSQTRKQTLLVDKETNSDIGTEVEEINMDMTKLVELLLTRTVCKSELTKPFSRIPEKLQVPKIKSVKSASEDLKARFLGLRRVSDHTVLLRWKMPRQVEDVQGYELQVDGRPVQKILSPTRCMAVLTCLPHCEKLVLTIRTLTISQQPSYHRPAATIVYCPREKRSRYHRLNFVEELQ; from the exons ATGACGTCACAAACGCTAGACGTCCACGAGGAAATTTCAAAGATTCAAACATCTCAAAAACCAATGTACGATACAAAAAGCGAAAAGGTTTATAAAGCCGAATCTTCATGTTCGTGCCCTCAGTGCGATTCAATTGATTGCTTTAAAATAAGATATGAAAAAGGCCATGTATTATGTACGTGCCCCGATTGTGAAAATAAGCTTTCTCGTAAAAATGATACAAGTAAAAAATCGGATGAAGAATGTAATCGTGAAGTAACTAACAAAGTGGAAAAAGTAGACGGCCAAAGACATACACTAAATACTGACACTAAATGTGATTTGCCAAATAAAAAATCAGATGACATAATATATCCAGAGTTAACTAGAAAGGATGTTAAAAAATATACGCAAAAAGATATGCCAAGTGCTACAATCAAACATGATGATATGACGCGTGAAAAGTCAGATGACAAAACTAATTTAGAGTTAACCGGAACAGTTAATAAAAAAGATGAACAAAAAGATGCGCTAAGTGCTAACATCAAACATGattatgtaaacaaaaaatctaaagatGAAAGCTGtcatgataaaattaaaaaagttgttaCGAAAGATAAGCAAAAAGACCCAGTAATCACTTATATTAAATGTGaccatttaaataaaacaaatgataCCAAAGCTTGTTGTAAGATAACTAAAAAAAGTGATAATAGCTACGAGGACAAagataaacaaaatgaaattgatttctcatatgaaaaatctgatagtaAAAGTTTTTGCGCGAAATCAAAGAGAGGTGATACGCCTAAAGATTATTGTGAGATAgccaaaaaaataattgaagaaaatactCTGAAACAACATATTAAAACTGGAATATCTAAAGTTGACCTTTGCGAACATACGGAGTTTAGTTATAAAAATACGACATTTATTAAAGACGAAGTGAAAAAAAGGGAGTCATTCAAAGAATCATATGTCACTCGAAATTACAGTGTGGCTACGACTTACACTCGAAAAGGAGAGAAGATGGAATCCGATGACCCTACTGCTACATTAAGTGCTCAGGTAATGGATTTGCCATATGAAGCCTACAAAGATTCCTTGTCATCGCACAAACCTATCAATTCAATAAATGCAAATGAAATTACAAAACCAGATATTCTGGCAAAATTGAAGGAAATATATAAAGCTTGTAGTTGCAAAATTTGCGAATGTATACCTGGTTACTCTGCTACGTACGACGTATCGAAAGTAAAATCTTGTGGTTGTGAAGATACTAAACACAACAATATACAAAATAATCAGCGTGATAGTTACAATCCTCAGGATGATTGTGTACAATCACCTCATTCTGGATGCGCTTGTTATCGTTGTGATAGAAAAGATTGCCGAGgcgtgaataaaaataaaatggaaacAGGAACCTGTGATTGTGAGCCTTGTGAATGTGTAAAATTCAGTAAAAGTTATACAAAGTCCTGTGACTGTGAGCCTTGCCAATGCGCAGATTGCACCGACTTAAATTTTCAAACACTACGTCCAGTAATAGTAGCCCCTGTGCAAGGGAATTTTCAGCAAAGCCTGTGCCAATGCGAACCATGTGAATGCGTACACTGCACACACAATTATGGCGCTATGGCTTCAAATTTAATGCGCGAAGCATCAACTGATATGGCATCACATAGTAATTGTAATTGTGATACATGTGCAAATAATTCCTGTCAATTTGATAGCGACTGTAGATGCGATACGCATAACAGAATCGTGAGAAAACCAATTGACAGAATTATGCGTGATTACGACATTCGTCTAACATCAGTAGAAGATAATAGTTTTAGTAGAAAGTGTTCTGTTAAAATTGAAAACTGTGACACGATCGCTATGTTTACATTTTCGAATAATTATTCGAACACTGGCTTCAACAAGTCTAGAGATAACTGCCACTGTATAGACTGTGAGTGCATCATTTGTGAAGATAATCAAAGATATGGAAGCAGAGTTAAAAATTCATACGAAGGCATTCCGCTTGCTTTTTCTAATTTATCTGCTAAATCATTTACTATATGTAAATGTCAATCTTGTGAATGCCAGTTGTGTTGTAAAACTGTGGACGTCGAAAGTGATAAGATGCTAACTACCAGAGCTGTAAATCATTGCGGTTGTGACATCTGCGATTGTATATCTTGTAAAGGGCTGCcatattgttttgaaaataaagaaattaatgataatagtaaacctagttttaaaaataaactaattgaCAATGAGGTTAAAACACTTAAAGATTTTAGTAACAATAACATTTCAACAGATTATTTTTATCCATTAAAAAAGGGAAAGCTGTTAACACCTTCCATGTTTGAAGCCAAGATACTTTCCAACAGACAATTTCGATCGCAGTCAAGTTTGCCTAATGTGAAGAAGCTTTTGCCGAGTAAGTCAATTTTGAAAGTCAACATCACGAAATCGAATAAAAAACTGTTATCTCCTCACAATATCAAAATCTGTCATCTAAAATCAGTTAACAGTAACTTCGATATTGCTTGCAAGcaaccaagcaataaaaatTTACTATCAGAATTCTATTTTTCTAACATTGATACCGTTCAAAAACATTGCGATGATATCATGGAATATAATACGATAAGTTGCAATACGAATGCGAAAAAATATGTCAACAATATTGAGGCACCATCAACAAGCTTCATATTTCCGAAAAAGTCTCCAGCCATTTGTGTAGACAATACtattaatgaaatgaataaTTATGATCAAAGAAACATTGAAGCGAATAACAATGAAGTTAAGTTACTAAGCAGCATTCAAATTCCAAATGGTCATCGAACCTTAAAAGGTAAAACAAATAGCGATATGGATCTTTTTTGCAGTAGAATTTTAAGTTTCGAGAAATCTATACTGCAAATACAAAAAGATATATTGCAAAGTCGCAAAGCACTAGTTGAAATTTGCTCAAAAAATGGAATGCCACATGATAATTTCACTAAAAATGATGCAACAACAAGTTTTTATGATGTGACGACTGGCAAATCACTTTTCAGTATACATGAAACTAAGTTGATTGATCAACCCGAGTACATCGAAAACTATAAAGAACCAGGTATAATAACAAATTCAGATGATGACAAAATTAGAGAGATCATCAATAACACAACAACTTTACTTGATagtgtagataataatttaaataatgatcAAAATGATAATTTTAGTAAAGGTGATAACAAAATGTACACTAAACTTATGAAAAAGTCGCATGTTATCGCAAACAATATAAGAAGGAAAAGGAATGTTGCAAGATCAAGAGTCAAGAAACTATCAAGAtattcagaaaataaaataattgattttataAGTGACcatataaaagaaaattataggCACCATGGCAAACATATTTTGAACCATAAATATATTACGAAGTCTATAAGTACGTCTAATGATTTGGTGGCAGAGCAACAGAGGTTAAAATTCAAAGAGGAAAACGAATATTCGCAAACAGTTAGTACAGAG GACATCTACTGTGGCAGTTGTATGCCTTGGTCGGTACTGCAAAAGAATTTATACATAAACCATGCGCCAGTTACACATAAGGGAATTTGTACCATTCCCGAATTAGAGTTGAACATCACGCGTGCCGTGCAGTCAACATCTATTGAAACCAATGAAACACAAGGATATGCGGTTttg AGTAAAATGGATTTAGAATTAAAACATGATACTCGCGAGGCTTCCTCACAGACACGTAAGCAGACGCTGTTAGTGGATAAAGAAACGAACAGCGATATTGGAACAGAAGTG GAAGAAATTAATATGGATATGACGAAATTAGTGGAGCTTCTGCTGACGCGCACTGTGTGCAAATCGGAGCTGACCAAACCGTTTAGCAGAATACCAGAAAAACTTCAAGTGCCTAAAATTAAA TCAGTAAAGAGCGCCTCTGAAGATTTAAAAGCCAGATTCTTGGGTTTGCGAAGAGTCTCAGATCACACCGTGCTGTTGAGGTGGAAGATGCCGCGACAGGTGGAAGACGTTCAGGGATATGAG CTACAAGTGGATGGTCGTCCAGTTCAGAAGATCCTCAGTCCCACGCGATGTATGGCGGTTCTGACTTGTCTTCCACACTGTGAGAAACTGGTCCTCACCATACGCACCCTGACCATCTCCCAACAACCATCTTACCACCGTCCAGCCGCTACTATCGTCTACTGTCCCAGAGAAAAGCGATCACGATATCATCGGCTGAACTTTGTTGAAGAGTTACAATAA
- the LOC123869984 gene encoding uncharacterized protein LOC123869984 isoform X1, translating to MTSQTLDVHEEISKIQTSQKPMYDTKSEKVYKAESSCSCPQCDSIDCFKIRYEKGHVLCTCPDCENKLSRKNDTSKKSDEECNREVTNKVEKVDGQRHTLNTDTKCDLPNKKSDDIIYPELTRKDVKKYTQKDMPSATIKHDDMTREKSDDKTNLELTGTVNKKDEQKDALSANIKHDYVNKKSKDESCHDKIKKVVTKDKQKDPVITYIKCDHLNKTNDTKACCKITKKSDNSYEDKDKQNEIDFSYEKSDSKSFCAKSKRGDTPKDYCEIAKKIIEENTLKQHIKTGISKVDLCEHTEFSYKNTTFIKDEVKKRESFKESYVTRNYSVATTYTRKGEKMESDDPTATLSAQVMDLPYEAYKDSLSSHKPINSINANEITKPDILAKLKEIYKACSCKICECIPGYSATYDVSKVKSCGCEDTKHNNIQNNQRDSYNPQDDCVQSPHSGCACYRCDRKDCRGVNKNKMETGTCDCEPCECVKFSKSYTKSCDCEPCQCADCTDLNFQTLRPVIVAPVQGNFQQSLCQCEPCECVHCTHNYGAMASNLMREASTDMASHSNCNCDTCANNSCQFDSDCRCDTHNRIVRKPIDRIMRDYDIRLTSVEDNSFSRKCSVKIENCDTIAMFTFSNNYSNTGFNKSRDNCHCIDCECIICEDNQRYGSRVKNSYEGIPLAFSNLSAKSFTICKCQSCECQLCCKTVDVESDKMLTTRAVNHCGCDICDCISCKGLPYCFENKEINDNSKPSFKNKLIDNEVKTLKDFSNNNISTDYFYPLKKGKLLTPSMFEAKILSNRQFRSQSSLPNVKKLLPSKSILKVNITKSNKKLLSPHNIKICHLKSVNSNFDIACKQPSNKNLLSEFYFSNIDTVQKHCDDIMEYNTISCNTNAKKYVNNIEAPSTSFIFPKKSPAICVDNTINEMNNYDQRNIEANNNEVKLLSSIQIPNGHRTLKGKTNSDMDLFCSRILSFEKSILQIQKDILQSRKALVEICSKNGMPHDNFTKNDATTSFYDVTTGKSLFSIHETKLIDQPEYIENYKEPGIITNSDDDKIREIINNTTTLLDSVDNNLNNDQNDNFSKGDNKMYTKLMKKSHVIANNIRRKRNVARSRVKKLSRYSENKIIDFISDHIKENYRHHGKHILNHKYITKSISTSNDLVAEQQRLKFKEENEYSQTVSTEDIYCGSCMPWSVLQKNLYINHAPVTHKGICTIPELELNITRAVQSTSIETNETQGYAVLTKLQTEVSKLLNSPLLQLKTYLKPDLNGMTEEKTDFKPKSKMDLELKHDTREASSQTRKQTLLVDKETNSDIGTEVEEINMDMTKLVELLLTRTVCKSELTKPFSRIPEKLQVPKIKSVKSASEDLKARFLGLRRVSDHTVLLRWKMPRQVEDVQGYELQVDGRPVQKILSPTRCMAVLTCLPHCEKLVLTIRTLTISQQPSYHRPAATIVYCPREKRSRYHRLNFVEELQ from the exons ATGACGTCACAAACGCTAGACGTCCACGAGGAAATTTCAAAGATTCAAACATCTCAAAAACCAATGTACGATACAAAAAGCGAAAAGGTTTATAAAGCCGAATCTTCATGTTCGTGCCCTCAGTGCGATTCAATTGATTGCTTTAAAATAAGATATGAAAAAGGCCATGTATTATGTACGTGCCCCGATTGTGAAAATAAGCTTTCTCGTAAAAATGATACAAGTAAAAAATCGGATGAAGAATGTAATCGTGAAGTAACTAACAAAGTGGAAAAAGTAGACGGCCAAAGACATACACTAAATACTGACACTAAATGTGATTTGCCAAATAAAAAATCAGATGACATAATATATCCAGAGTTAACTAGAAAGGATGTTAAAAAATATACGCAAAAAGATATGCCAAGTGCTACAATCAAACATGATGATATGACGCGTGAAAAGTCAGATGACAAAACTAATTTAGAGTTAACCGGAACAGTTAATAAAAAAGATGAACAAAAAGATGCGCTAAGTGCTAACATCAAACATGattatgtaaacaaaaaatctaaagatGAAAGCTGtcatgataaaattaaaaaagttgttaCGAAAGATAAGCAAAAAGACCCAGTAATCACTTATATTAAATGTGaccatttaaataaaacaaatgataCCAAAGCTTGTTGTAAGATAACTAAAAAAAGTGATAATAGCTACGAGGACAAagataaacaaaatgaaattgatttctcatatgaaaaatctgatagtaAAAGTTTTTGCGCGAAATCAAAGAGAGGTGATACGCCTAAAGATTATTGTGAGATAgccaaaaaaataattgaagaaaatactCTGAAACAACATATTAAAACTGGAATATCTAAAGTTGACCTTTGCGAACATACGGAGTTTAGTTATAAAAATACGACATTTATTAAAGACGAAGTGAAAAAAAGGGAGTCATTCAAAGAATCATATGTCACTCGAAATTACAGTGTGGCTACGACTTACACTCGAAAAGGAGAGAAGATGGAATCCGATGACCCTACTGCTACATTAAGTGCTCAGGTAATGGATTTGCCATATGAAGCCTACAAAGATTCCTTGTCATCGCACAAACCTATCAATTCAATAAATGCAAATGAAATTACAAAACCAGATATTCTGGCAAAATTGAAGGAAATATATAAAGCTTGTAGTTGCAAAATTTGCGAATGTATACCTGGTTACTCTGCTACGTACGACGTATCGAAAGTAAAATCTTGTGGTTGTGAAGATACTAAACACAACAATATACAAAATAATCAGCGTGATAGTTACAATCCTCAGGATGATTGTGTACAATCACCTCATTCTGGATGCGCTTGTTATCGTTGTGATAGAAAAGATTGCCGAGgcgtgaataaaaataaaatggaaacAGGAACCTGTGATTGTGAGCCTTGTGAATGTGTAAAATTCAGTAAAAGTTATACAAAGTCCTGTGACTGTGAGCCTTGCCAATGCGCAGATTGCACCGACTTAAATTTTCAAACACTACGTCCAGTAATAGTAGCCCCTGTGCAAGGGAATTTTCAGCAAAGCCTGTGCCAATGCGAACCATGTGAATGCGTACACTGCACACACAATTATGGCGCTATGGCTTCAAATTTAATGCGCGAAGCATCAACTGATATGGCATCACATAGTAATTGTAATTGTGATACATGTGCAAATAATTCCTGTCAATTTGATAGCGACTGTAGATGCGATACGCATAACAGAATCGTGAGAAAACCAATTGACAGAATTATGCGTGATTACGACATTCGTCTAACATCAGTAGAAGATAATAGTTTTAGTAGAAAGTGTTCTGTTAAAATTGAAAACTGTGACACGATCGCTATGTTTACATTTTCGAATAATTATTCGAACACTGGCTTCAACAAGTCTAGAGATAACTGCCACTGTATAGACTGTGAGTGCATCATTTGTGAAGATAATCAAAGATATGGAAGCAGAGTTAAAAATTCATACGAAGGCATTCCGCTTGCTTTTTCTAATTTATCTGCTAAATCATTTACTATATGTAAATGTCAATCTTGTGAATGCCAGTTGTGTTGTAAAACTGTGGACGTCGAAAGTGATAAGATGCTAACTACCAGAGCTGTAAATCATTGCGGTTGTGACATCTGCGATTGTATATCTTGTAAAGGGCTGCcatattgttttgaaaataaagaaattaatgataatagtaaacctagttttaaaaataaactaattgaCAATGAGGTTAAAACACTTAAAGATTTTAGTAACAATAACATTTCAACAGATTATTTTTATCCATTAAAAAAGGGAAAGCTGTTAACACCTTCCATGTTTGAAGCCAAGATACTTTCCAACAGACAATTTCGATCGCAGTCAAGTTTGCCTAATGTGAAGAAGCTTTTGCCGAGTAAGTCAATTTTGAAAGTCAACATCACGAAATCGAATAAAAAACTGTTATCTCCTCACAATATCAAAATCTGTCATCTAAAATCAGTTAACAGTAACTTCGATATTGCTTGCAAGcaaccaagcaataaaaatTTACTATCAGAATTCTATTTTTCTAACATTGATACCGTTCAAAAACATTGCGATGATATCATGGAATATAATACGATAAGTTGCAATACGAATGCGAAAAAATATGTCAACAATATTGAGGCACCATCAACAAGCTTCATATTTCCGAAAAAGTCTCCAGCCATTTGTGTAGACAATACtattaatgaaatgaataaTTATGATCAAAGAAACATTGAAGCGAATAACAATGAAGTTAAGTTACTAAGCAGCATTCAAATTCCAAATGGTCATCGAACCTTAAAAGGTAAAACAAATAGCGATATGGATCTTTTTTGCAGTAGAATTTTAAGTTTCGAGAAATCTATACTGCAAATACAAAAAGATATATTGCAAAGTCGCAAAGCACTAGTTGAAATTTGCTCAAAAAATGGAATGCCACATGATAATTTCACTAAAAATGATGCAACAACAAGTTTTTATGATGTGACGACTGGCAAATCACTTTTCAGTATACATGAAACTAAGTTGATTGATCAACCCGAGTACATCGAAAACTATAAAGAACCAGGTATAATAACAAATTCAGATGATGACAAAATTAGAGAGATCATCAATAACACAACAACTTTACTTGATagtgtagataataatttaaataatgatcAAAATGATAATTTTAGTAAAGGTGATAACAAAATGTACACTAAACTTATGAAAAAGTCGCATGTTATCGCAAACAATATAAGAAGGAAAAGGAATGTTGCAAGATCAAGAGTCAAGAAACTATCAAGAtattcagaaaataaaataattgattttataAGTGACcatataaaagaaaattataggCACCATGGCAAACATATTTTGAACCATAAATATATTACGAAGTCTATAAGTACGTCTAATGATTTGGTGGCAGAGCAACAGAGGTTAAAATTCAAAGAGGAAAACGAATATTCGCAAACAGTTAGTACAGAG GACATCTACTGTGGCAGTTGTATGCCTTGGTCGGTACTGCAAAAGAATTTATACATAAACCATGCGCCAGTTACACATAAGGGAATTTGTACCATTCCCGAATTAGAGTTGAACATCACGCGTGCCGTGCAGTCAACATCTATTGAAACCAATGAAACACAAGGATATGCGGTTttg ACAAAACTGCAAACTGAAGTCAGTAAGTTACTTAATTCGCCGTTGCTACAGTTGAAAACATATCTGAAACCAGATCTTAATGGTATGACTGAGGAGAAAACTGATTTTAAACCAAAG AGTAAAATGGATTTAGAATTAAAACATGATACTCGCGAGGCTTCCTCACAGACACGTAAGCAGACGCTGTTAGTGGATAAAGAAACGAACAGCGATATTGGAACAGAAGTG GAAGAAATTAATATGGATATGACGAAATTAGTGGAGCTTCTGCTGACGCGCACTGTGTGCAAATCGGAGCTGACCAAACCGTTTAGCAGAATACCAGAAAAACTTCAAGTGCCTAAAATTAAA TCAGTAAAGAGCGCCTCTGAAGATTTAAAAGCCAGATTCTTGGGTTTGCGAAGAGTCTCAGATCACACCGTGCTGTTGAGGTGGAAGATGCCGCGACAGGTGGAAGACGTTCAGGGATATGAG CTACAAGTGGATGGTCGTCCAGTTCAGAAGATCCTCAGTCCCACGCGATGTATGGCGGTTCTGACTTGTCTTCCACACTGTGAGAAACTGGTCCTCACCATACGCACCCTGACCATCTCCCAACAACCATCTTACCACCGTCCAGCCGCTACTATCGTCTACTGTCCCAGAGAAAAGCGATCACGATATCATCGGCTGAACTTTGTTGAAGAGTTACAATAA